In Pseudomonas sp. FP1742, the DNA window CTGCACCTGACCACTGCCCAGAGCTTCAAGCTGGCGCTGGGCATTGCCATGCTGCTGTCGTTCCCGAGCCTGGCCTCGATCTTCCCTATTCGCACCGTGCGCAACGCATTGGCGATCCTCAGCATCACCGTCGGCATCGGCGCCGCCGGTTGGGTGCTGCGCTCCTGGGTGCCGCCGGCGACCCTGTGGATGACCGATGTGGCGATCAGTACCCAAATGCAGGACCGCACCCCTGGCAAGAGTCTGGAAGAGGTCAGCGTCGAGCAGATTCGTGGCGACGGCTTGTACGCCTACACCGCGATCAATGCCCCACGGGGGCTGGACGAGCGGATCTATCACGTCTGGATATTCAACGGTAAAGAGGTTGACCGCATCCCGCTGGACATCCACGGCGGGCGCAAGGAAGGCTACCGCGCCTGGACCCACAAGCAGAACTTCCCCGGTAATCCGGCGGGCAAATGGCAGGTCCGGGTGCTCACCGAAGACGGCCAGGTGATCGGTGTGCTGCGCTTCAAGGTCATGGACAGCACACCCATCAAAGATAAGTAACGCGGTTCGTGCTATTAATCTGGTCTGCGCAATTGCCGAACAAGCAGGAGCTTATGACCAGCAGCACAACGCCCGGCAGTGTCCGACTGGATACCTCGCACATCCCAGCCATGCTGCGGGTCACGGGTGACTGGACGCTCGCTCATTACGCCGATCTCAGCCACCTGAGCGACAAGCTCCGTGGCCAATACGACGACAACACCCGGATCGACCTTAACGGCCTCGGTGCCCTGGACACGGCGGGTGCATCGCTGCTGGTGGAGTTGCTGGGTTCCGAGCGTCTGGGCAAATTCGCCGAACACCCCGATTGCACCCTTTCCTCCGCCGATCGCGCCTTGCTGCAGACGGTGTATTGCTCGCTGACTGATTTCTGCGTGCCGATCAAAGAACCGGAAATCAGCGTCGGCATTCAACTGCTGACCCGTATCGGCCGCGCGGTCG includes these proteins:
- a CDS encoding DUF5924 family protein → MPTLTLYIQRILELMKRYPGVIALGGFISGVGSFMLVDRQQGLASWITTIMLVSWVWLMLENSLTKLFARVFKREIPQPLLRYATQMIHQESLFFVLPFFLITTTWNSGQLFFTGLLSMAALISIIDPLYYKWLAPRRWAFLALHTLTLFAALLTALPVILHLTTAQSFKLALGIAMLLSFPSLASIFPIRTVRNALAILSITVGIGAAGWVLRSWVPPATLWMTDVAISTQMQDRTPGKSLEEVSVEQIRGDGLYAYTAINAPRGLDERIYHVWIFNGKEVDRIPLDIHGGRKEGYRAWTHKQNFPGNPAGKWQVRVLTEDGQVIGVLRFKVMDSTPIKDK